Proteins from one Leptospira johnsonii genomic window:
- a CDS encoding VOC family protein has protein sequence MRPFKILGVQQIAVGGDSKEKLKKFWVDTLGLQNIGSFRSEKENVDEDILQMGKGPYAVEVDIMEPVDPNKSPRVNDPKLNHIGLWVDDIHKAVEWLTAQGVRFTPGGIRKGAGGHEVTFIHPKGNEEFPLSAEGVLVELVQAPKEVIEALG, from the coding sequence ATGAGACCGTTTAAAATTTTGGGAGTACAGCAGATCGCAGTTGGCGGAGATAGTAAGGAAAAACTCAAAAAATTTTGGGTGGATACTCTCGGATTGCAAAACATCGGTTCTTTTAGAAGTGAAAAAGAGAACGTAGATGAGGATATCCTACAGATGGGCAAAGGACCTTACGCTGTAGAAGTGGACATCATGGAGCCTGTGGATCCAAACAAGAGTCCAAGAGTCAACGATCCAAAATTGAATCATATCGGTCTTTGGGTAGATGATATCCATAAGGCAGTTGAATGGTTGACCGCACAAGGAGTTCGTTTTACTCCAGGCGGTATCCGCAAAGGGGCGGGAGGTCATGAAGTGACTTTTATCCATCCTAAAGGAAATGAGGAATTTCCACTTTCTGCAGAGGGAGTGCTTGTGGAATTGGTCCAGGCTCCTAAAGAAGTGATCGAAGCCTTAGGTTGA
- a CDS encoding endonuclease/exonuclease/phosphatase family protein, producing the protein MKLFKRILLVLLSVFALLLLLVYFSTFHPSDLESVQVKCEEGAPSLESSGPIKVFSWNIQYFAGRNRVFWYDVPDETGPDIGPSREEIESTLKKVANVILERDPDFVLFQEVDDGAKKTYSEDQSERILPLLSDRYPCQTEAFYWKAGFVPHPKIMGSVGMKLTIFSKYKILSASRHQLPTPPADPITKQLQLKRAILEASIDVKDKKPLVLLNTHLDAFSMGTDTMQKQVAFIENLLDKLDSERSEWILAGDFNLLPPGFSRKQLHSNGAYYYSDDEEIAPLFKKWNSTASLEELNGPNREKFYTHVPNDPQIAKPDRTIDYMFYSKGLTKKEYLVLKQGDALESSDHLPLEASFSLESR; encoded by the coding sequence TTGAAATTATTCAAAAGAATCCTTCTGGTTTTGCTAAGTGTTTTCGCTTTATTACTTCTGCTGGTTTATTTTTCCACATTCCACCCATCCGACTTGGAATCAGTACAAGTAAAATGTGAAGAAGGTGCTCCAAGTCTAGAATCTTCGGGACCGATCAAGGTATTCTCTTGGAACATACAGTATTTTGCAGGAAGGAATAGAGTATTTTGGTATGATGTTCCGGATGAGACCGGACCGGATATCGGACCTTCCAGAGAAGAGATAGAATCTACTCTCAAAAAAGTGGCGAATGTGATCTTAGAAAGAGATCCTGATTTTGTTTTATTCCAAGAAGTGGATGACGGAGCCAAAAAAACATATTCCGAAGATCAGTCGGAAAGAATTCTACCCTTACTCTCCGATCGATATCCTTGCCAAACGGAAGCGTTCTATTGGAAGGCAGGTTTTGTTCCTCATCCAAAGATCATGGGTTCTGTCGGAATGAAGCTGACTATATTCAGTAAATATAAAATTCTTTCCGCTTCTCGTCACCAGCTTCCTACTCCTCCTGCAGATCCTATCACCAAACAATTACAGTTAAAACGTGCGATCTTAGAAGCTTCCATAGATGTTAAGGATAAAAAACCTTTGGTGCTTTTGAATACACATTTGGATGCTTTCTCCATGGGAACAGATACGATGCAGAAACAAGTGGCTTTTATAGAGAACTTATTGGATAAACTGGATTCTGAAAGATCGGAATGGATCTTAGCGGGAGATTTTAATCTTCTTCCTCCTGGTTTTTCCAGAAAACAATTACATTCTAATGGAGCTTATTATTACAGCGACGACGAAGAAATTGCCCCCTTATTCAAAAAATGGAATTCAACCGCAAGTTTGGAAGAATTGAACGGACCAAATCGGGAAAAATTTTACACTCATGTGCCTAACGATCCTCAGATTGCCAAACCTGATAGAACCATCGACTATATGTTTTATTCTAAGGGCTTAACTAAGAAAGAATACTTAGTGTTAAAACAAGGGGATGCCCTAGAATCCAGCGATCATCTTCCTTTAGAGGCATCCTTCTCCTTGGAATCTCGTTAA
- a CDS encoding alpha/beta hydrolase, producing the protein MAYQHKEFFFQSSRDNTKLYGQAWTKSGANRVIVFCHGFGEHSGRYSNLIQYFKDSDVNFYGLDLRGHGKSEGKRGHASSFESFVDDLADFVHEVRKREHKDKILLLGHSMGGVVVIRYALEGINQDYIYGVVACSSALKIPTTAFQRFQISVAGFLRKIAPSTTLDANLDTSLVSRDPEVVQAYIDDPLVHGKISFSMGYELFQQGAIANRKAGILRTPILILHGLADGIADPAGSLEFYNHLVYKNKRMKTYKGFYHELMNEPAGERDKVLKDIKEFMDSLVPERAKPSAEKPSAKKAAKSKPSPKKKAVAKKK; encoded by the coding sequence AATTGTTTTTTGTCATGGATTCGGAGAGCATAGCGGTAGGTACTCCAACCTCATCCAATATTTTAAGGATAGTGACGTCAACTTTTACGGTTTGGATCTAAGGGGTCATGGTAAATCGGAAGGAAAAAGAGGTCATGCCTCCAGTTTCGAATCCTTTGTAGACGATCTGGCCGACTTCGTACATGAGGTCCGTAAAAGAGAACATAAGGATAAGATCCTACTTTTAGGTCATTCTATGGGAGGAGTGGTAGTCATACGCTACGCCTTGGAAGGGATCAATCAGGATTATATCTACGGAGTTGTTGCCTGTTCTTCTGCATTAAAAATACCTACTACTGCCTTCCAAAGATTTCAGATCTCTGTGGCCGGTTTTTTACGTAAGATCGCACCTTCTACCACCTTGGACGCAAACCTGGATACAAGTTTAGTCAGCAGAGACCCGGAAGTGGTCCAGGCTTATATTGACGATCCTTTGGTTCACGGTAAAATTTCATTCTCCATGGGTTACGAATTGTTTCAGCAAGGCGCCATCGCGAACAGAAAAGCGGGTATCCTACGGACTCCGATCCTGATCCTGCATGGTTTGGCGGATGGGATCGCTGACCCTGCGGGAAGTTTAGAATTCTATAATCATTTGGTTTATAAGAATAAAAGAATGAAGACCTATAAGGGCTTTTATCATGAACTTATGAACGAACCTGCAGGCGAAAGGGATAAGGTTCTAAAGGACATCAAAGAATTTATGGATTCTCTGGTTCCGGAAAGGGCAAAGCCCTCGGCTGAAAAGCCGAGTGCAAAGAAGGCGGCAAAATCGAAACCTTCTCCCAAAAAGAAAGCAGTCGCCAAGAAGAAGTAA